The region GGGGAGGACGGAGCGGGCGATGTCGGCCCGCGGCAGCAGGATGCGCTTGCCCTCGAGCTCCGTGGCCGCCGCGAGCGCCTCCAGCGCCGCCTCGGCCACGAACTCGGGCGGCACCAGGTCGGCCTTGAGCCCGTGCTTCGCCAGCTCGGCGGCCGTCGCGGGGCCGATGGCGCAGAGGGCCGCGGTGGCCAGCGCCCGCGCGTCGCGCCCGGTCTCCTCCAGCACCGCGAAGAAGCGCTGCACCCCGTTGGCGCTGGTGAACACCACCCAGTCGAACCCCGCCACCTCGTCCACCGCGCGCCAGAGCGGCATCGGGTCCTCCGGCGCCTCGATGCGGATGGTGGGCAGCTGCACCACCTCGGCCCCCAGCTCCACCAGGCGCGCGGCCAGCTCGCTCGCCTGCGCGCGGGCCCGCGTCACCACGATCCGCCGCCCCGAGAGCGGCCGCCGGTCGAACCAGCCGAGCCGCCCGCGCAGCGAGACCACCTCGCCCACGACGACGATCGACGGCGCGCCGATCCCCGCCTCGCGCGCCAGCTCCGGCAGCGTCGCCAGCGTCCCCGCCACCGTGCGCTGGCGGGGGTACGTCCCCCACTCCACCGCCGCCGCCGGGGTGTCGGGAGAGCGGCCTCCCTCGACCAGCCGGGCGAAGTTCTCCGTCATCCGCCCCACGCTCATGTAGAAGACGAGCGTGCCGCTCCCGCGCGCCAGCGCCCCCCAGTCCAGCTCCGTCTCGAGCTTGGCCGGGTCCTCGTGCCCGGTCACCAGCGTCACGCTGGCCGAGAGGCCGCGGTGGGTGACGGGAATGCCGGCGTAGGCGGGCGCGGCCACGCCGGCGGTGACGCCCGGGACCACCTCGAACGGCACGCCGGCCTCCACCAGCGCCAGCGCCTCCTCGCCCCCTCGCCCGAAGACGAACGGGTCGCCGCCCTTGAGCCGGACGACGACCTCGTGGCGGGCCGCCAGCTCCACCAGGAGCCGGTTGATCTCGGGCTGCGGCATCGGCTGCGCCTGCCCGCCACGCTTCCCGGCGAAGATCCGCTCGGCCCGCGCCGCACGCTCCAGCGCCTCGGGCGACACCAGCGCGTCGTACACCACCACGTCGGCCCGCGCCAGCAGCTCCGCCGCGCGCACGGTGAGGAGCCCCGGGTCGCCGGGCCCCGCGCCCACCAGGTACACGGTGCCGCTCACGGCGCCGCCGCCGCGGGGGTCCCCGGCTGGCGCGCCTCCGCCTCCAGCAGGTCGGCCAGCGTCCGCTCGATCGGGACCACCGGCTCCCACCCCAGCGCCCGGAGCGCCGAGGCGTCGCCCGAGAGGAGGGGGACGTCCAGCGGCCGCACCCGCGCGGGGTCGGTCTCCAGCCGCGCTCCCGTCCCCGAGAGCGCCACCAGCGTCTCCACCAGCTCGCGCACGGCGCGCGGGCGCCCCGAGGCCACGTTGTACACGCCGCCCCGCTCCCCCCGCTCCATCAGCAGCAGGTAGGCGCGCACCACGTCGCGCACGTCCAGGTAGTCGCGCCGCGCCTCCAGGTTGCCCACCCTGAGCACCGGCTCGGCCGCGCCCGCGCGCACGGCCGCCAGCTGGCGCGCGAACGAGCCCAGCGCGAAGCGCGCGTCCTGCCCCGGCCCCGTGTGGCTGAAGGAGCGCGCCACCACCGCGTCGGCGCCGCGCGCCACCGCCTCCAGCACCGCCATCTCGGCCGCCGCCTTCGAGGCCGCGTACGGGTTGGTGGGGCGAAGGCCGCGCGCCTCGCCGATCGGCTGCTCCGCCTCGGGGACCACGCCGTACACCTCCGCCGAGCTGACGAAGAGGAGCCGGCACCCCGGCGGCAGCGCCCCCACCAGCCGGAGCGTCCCCGTGGCGTTCGTCTCCCAGGTGGCCAGCGGGTCCTGCAGCGACTCGGCCACCGACGACTGCGCTGCCAGGTGGAACACCCGCTCGGGGCGCGCCTCGGCGACGACGGAGTCGACCGAGTCCCGGGCGGTGAGCTCCAGCGGGAGCCAGCGCGCCCCGGCGGGCCCCCCGGGCGGCGCGTGGCCGGCCTGGGTGGTGGCCCACACCTGGTGGCCGCCCTGCAGCAGCGCGCGCAGCAGGTGGGCGCCCACGAAGCCGCCCGCCCCCGTGACCAGGACCCGCACCGGCTTCAGCCCGCCGCCGCCAGGGCGCGCCCCGCCGCCGGGCGCAGGCGCTCCAGGTCGGCGTCCACCATCATGCGCACCAGCTCGCGGAAGCCCACCTCGGGCTCCCACCCCAGCTCCTCGCGCGCCTTCGCGGGGTCGCCCACCAGCAGGTCCACCTCGGCGGGGCGCATGAAGCGCTCGTCCTGCACCACGTGCTCGCGCCAGTCGAGCCCCACGTGCTCGAACGCCGCCTCCACCAGCTCGCGCACGCTGTGCGTCTCGCCGGTGGCCACCACGTAGTCGCGCGGCTCGTCGCCCTGCAGCATCAGCCACATGGCGCGCACGTAGTCGCCCGCGAACCCCCAGTCGCGCTGGGCGTCCAGGTTCCCCAGGTGCAGCTTCTCCCCCAGCCCCAGCTTGATGCGCGCCGCCCCGTCGGTCACCTTGCGGGTCACGAACTCCAGCCCGCGGCGGGGGCTCTCGTGGTTGAAGAGGATCCCGCTCGCCGCGAACATGTCGTAGCTCTCGCGGTAGTTCACCGTGATCCAGTGGCCGTACACCTTGGCCACCCCGTACGGCGAGCGGGGGTAGAACGGCGTGTCCTCGCGCTGCGGCACCGCCTGCACCTTCCCGAACATCTCGGAGCTCGACGCCTGGTAGAAGCGCACGCGCGGGTTGTGCACCCGGATCGCCTCCAGCATCCGCGTCACCCCGAGCGCCGTCACGTCGCCGGTGAGCACGGGCTGGTTCCACGAGGTCTGCACGAAGCTCTGCGCCGCCAGGTTGTACACCTCGTCGGGGTCGCACTGCTGCAGCGCGTAGAGCAGCGAGTTCTGGTCGGCCAGGTCGCCCGGGACCAGCTCGATGCGGTGCTGGATGTGCTGGATGCGCTCGAAGGTGACGGTGGAGCTGCGGCGCACCAGCCCGCACACGCGGTAGCCCTTCTCCAGCAGGAGCTCCGCCAGGTAGCTGCCGTCCTGGCCGGTGATCCCGGTGATGAGTGCCGTCTTCATGGCGGTTCGGCGGGGAACGCGGGAAGCCCCTCGCAGGCGGGGGCGGACGGGGAGGAAACGTAGGCTCCGGCGCAGGCGGTGTCAAACCAACGAGATAGGGCCCGGCGGGTTGACCCGGGCGGCCAAAGGGCTTAGATTTCCCGGCTTGTGTTACGTCCCGTAGGCTACCGATCCAGGAGATTTCCCGATGGCATTCTGCGCCGTCTGCGGAAAGGGCCCGCGCAGCGGGAACAACGTCAGCCACGCCAACAACAAGACCAAGCGTGTCTGGCGCCCGAACCTCCAGTCCGCCCGCATCGTGACGGAGAACGGCACGCACCGCCGCGTGCGCGTGTGCACCAGCTGCATCTCCGCCGGCAAGATCCGCAAGGCGGGCTGAAGCGCCGTCGAGGCTCTTTCGCCAGAGTTCGAGCGGCCGCGCATCCTTCACCGAGTGCGCGGCCGCTCGCTTTTTCATGCATCCAGAGGACTTCGCACTTCGCACCTCGCACTTCGCACTGCGGTTTGGGCGTGTCCCTCCGCTGCGCTCCGGGCCGGGCTGCGCGCGCCGTAGGGCACGATACGACCGTGCCCAACGGCGCCGGGCCACCGCCGCCACGATACCCCTGTGGCGGCGGCGTCCCGGCCCTGTCGGGCGCGCATCCCTCACGCGGGGTTTCGTCGCGCGCAGCGTCCTGGAGTCGTAGGGGCGAGCCTGCGAGTCCGTGCGGAGGTGGCATCGGCACATTGCCCCCC is a window of Longimicrobium sp. DNA encoding:
- the cobA gene encoding uroporphyrinogen-III C-methyltransferase, whose protein sequence is MSGTVYLVGAGPGDPGLLTVRAAELLARADVVVYDALVSPEALERAARAERIFAGKRGGQAQPMPQPEINRLLVELAARHEVVVRLKGGDPFVFGRGGEEALALVEAGVPFEVVPGVTAGVAAPAYAGIPVTHRGLSASVTLVTGHEDPAKLETELDWGALARGSGTLVFYMSVGRMTENFARLVEGGRSPDTPAAAVEWGTYPRQRTVAGTLATLPELAREAGIGAPSIVVVGEVVSLRGRLGWFDRRPLSGRRIVVTRARAQASELAARLVELGAEVVQLPTIRIEAPEDPMPLWRAVDEVAGFDWVVFTSANGVQRFFAVLEETGRDARALATAALCAIGPATAAELAKHGLKADLVPPEFVAEAALEALAAATELEGKRILLPRADIARSVLPDGLRERGAEVVEVAAYRTVRDGAGAEEVRRRLAAGEIDLVTFTAGSTVRSFAELVGTDVGGARVASIGPVTSAAARELGLRVDVEADEYTIPGLVRAIRALYAEGAG
- a CDS encoding GDP-mannose 4,6-dehydratase, yielding MRVLVTGAGGFVGAHLLRALLQGGHQVWATTQAGHAPPGGPAGARWLPLELTARDSVDSVVAEARPERVFHLAAQSSVAESLQDPLATWETNATGTLRLVGALPPGCRLLFVSSAEVYGVVPEAEQPIGEARGLRPTNPYAASKAAAEMAVLEAVARGADAVVARSFSHTGPGQDARFALGSFARQLAAVRAGAAEPVLRVGNLEARRDYLDVRDVVRAYLLLMERGERGGVYNVASGRPRAVRELVETLVALSGTGARLETDPARVRPLDVPLLSGDASALRALGWEPVVPIERTLADLLEAEARQPGTPAAAAP
- the gmd gene encoding GDP-mannose 4,6-dehydratase, encoding MKTALITGITGQDGSYLAELLLEKGYRVCGLVRRSSTVTFERIQHIQHRIELVPGDLADQNSLLYALQQCDPDEVYNLAAQSFVQTSWNQPVLTGDVTALGVTRMLEAIRVHNPRVRFYQASSSEMFGKVQAVPQREDTPFYPRSPYGVAKVYGHWITVNYRESYDMFAASGILFNHESPRRGLEFVTRKVTDGAARIKLGLGEKLHLGNLDAQRDWGFAGDYVRAMWLMLQGDEPRDYVVATGETHSVRELVEAAFEHVGLDWREHVVQDERFMRPAEVDLLVGDPAKAREELGWEPEVGFRELVRMMVDADLERLRPAAGRALAAAG
- the rpmB gene encoding 50S ribosomal protein L28 — its product is MAFCAVCGKGPRSGNNVSHANNKTKRVWRPNLQSARIVTENGTHRRVRVCTSCISAGKIRKAG